In the Triplophysa dalaica isolate WHDGS20190420 chromosome 8, ASM1584641v1, whole genome shotgun sequence genome, CATTAGGACCTCCACTCCTGTATCTGACCTCTCATGCCACGCTTTTAATAAGTTAATATGGAGTACCCTTTTGGATCGGCTCTGTCCGGGTAAGGCAATCTCATAGGTGGTAGACCCCAACTTCCGAATCACCTCAAAGGGTCCTTGCCATTTAGCCAGTAGCTTACTATTGTCACTTGGCAGCATCACCAATACCTTAGCTCCTGTCTGAAAACTTCTGGCTCTGGCCTTCTTATCATACCATGTTCGCTGTCGACTTTGAGCTTCGATCAAATTCCTGTGGGCAAGTTGTGTCATACTTTCCAGTCTTTCCCTCATTTGGAGGACATAGGAAACAACATTCTGGGAACCAGTGATCTTGTGGCCTTCTTTCCAGGTTTCCTCCAGAAGAGCCAAGGGTCCCCGGACATCCCGGCCATACAGCAGTTCAAAAGGGGAAAACCCTAAGGAAGCCTGAGGTACCTCCCTGTACGCAAATAACAGATAAGGGAGCCACTGGTCCCAATCGGCTCCAGTATCATTAACAAATTTGCGTAGCATTTGCTTAAGGGTCTGGTTGAATCTTTCAACCAGCCCGTCTGTCTGTGGATGGTAGGGTGTAGTCCTTATGCCCTTGATCCCTAACAACTGATACACTTGTTTTAATAGTTTCGACATGAAGTTGGACCCCTGATCAGTCACAATGGCCCTAGGGAACCCCACTCTAGCAAACAGCTGAACAAGACAAAGAGCTACATTCCTGGCAGTTACTTTCTTAAGGGGAAAAACCTCCGGATACCTCGTGGCATAATCATTTATAACCAACATGTACCTGTTCCCGGTTTTACTACGCTAAAGGGGCCCTACCACATCCATTCCTAGCTGTTCAAATGGTATGCCTATAACAGGTAATGGTTCTAAAGGAACTTTAGAGGGGCGTCTACTAGTGGTATATTGGCACTCTGGGCAACTCCTACAAAAGTTACCCACATCTTTTCTTAAATTGGGCCAATAGAAATGACGACTAATACGAGCTATGGTCTTTTGTCTCCCCAAATGACCTGCCCATGGGACCGAATGGCCTAGCTGAAGCACCAAATCTCTTGCCTTCTGAGGCACAACCATCTTGGCCTCTGCACCCTGCCGCTTATACAACACTCCATCTTGTAAAAGCAACTTACTCTCCTGGCCTTCTTGACTTTCCCTACTATTGTACCCTTGTGCTTCTTTGTAAAATGGCCCTATCTCTAAATCATCCTGTTGCAATTGGCCTATATCTTGCAGGAGTACAAAGTGGGATTTAAACTGTTCAGGTTGTGGTTCTTCTTCAATACTATTGGCAACAAAGTTAAATTTTTCCTGTCTCCTTTGCCTCTTTGGCTTACGGGATTTTCCTGGTTTATCATCTAAATCAGAATCAAAGAAAGGTAATGCACTGACATACTGGATATCTTCCTCTCTCTTCCTAGCCATAGACCGTGTTTCAGCCATATAGCATTCATGCCTACCAGGCATcaaatcaaacaacactggtaAGTCTTGGCCTAAAAGCATCGAGTATGGAAGATCATTTACAAGACCAACATTCAGCAAATAAACCTGTCCTTGCACTTCTACATGAACATCCGCTGTAGAATAACATTTCTCATCTCCATGAATACAACGTATTGGCAACTTTGAACCAGAATTTCTGAGATTACCTGAAACTAAATCCGTACGAACCAATGACTGCATGCTACCTGTGTCTACAAGGGCCCTTACTTCCTGACCATTTAGAACTACAGCCGCAAAATGCAAGGGGACATCTCTCTTCTCAGGGTGGACAGGTCGTGGCACACAACACAAATAAGCATTGGAAGAAGGATTGTTGGGACACCTAGGTTTAATGTGACCCTCCTGTCCACACTGATGACACACAACACCTTTCCTGCTATTAAACTTCTGATTAGGGCTTTGATTAACTGGACCACCCCGCTCACCCACAGACTTACCCTCACTTGCAGTCTTGGTCCCAACCTGGGACATCTTTGCTTGACTTTTTGGTTCTTTGAATCCCCGCCACTGGTTGTAAGTCCATACTTGATTCTTCCGTCGAGCTGACAGAAAGACATCCGTCAAAACGGCAGCCTCAGAAGCAGTTTTTGGATCACGCTCTCTAATCCATATTTGCAGGTCAGGGGCTAGCATGCGCAGAAACTGTTCCAGCACGATCACTTCACCAAGGTCGTCCTTGGTTCGATTCTGGGGTTGAACCCACTTGTGATACAGTTCTTTCAATCTCACATATAGCTCTTTTGGGCTTTCATCCTTCCTCACCTCGGACGACCTGAACTGCAGACGATAACTTTCAGAGTTAATGTCATATTTGTTAAGTATTGCCGTTTTTACTTTCTGGTAGTCGAGAGATTCAACAATGTCCATATGTACATAGGCACTCCTGGCTTTACCTGTCAATAGGGGCACTAGTCGAACTGCCCAGTCGGTTGTCGGCCACCGACATGCCACAGCTATTCTTTCAAATGTGGTGAGGTAGTGCTCAATGTCATCTACCTCTGACAGCTGTTGCAGGGATGGCTCCTTTTGTACAGCCGAATGTCCTAACCCAGAGTAGACATTCTGATGTGGAATTGGTGATGCTGCTGGCTGTCCGCTACTAGAACTCTGCAGAAAGTCTTGAGAAGTTTGTCGGATAGGAGGAAAAGCTGGGTCATCATGAGTGCTAGCGCCAAGTCCTGGATTAGGTACAGGAGGAATAGTACGGACATGCACTTCTTGTTGAAGCTGGCTGAACTGATGGTGCAAGGCCTTCCATCGCCCTTCCTGACGAGCTGCTTCTTGCTCCATTCGGCTGTCTCGTGCTTGTTGCATAGTAATGTGTGTCTGAAACAGATCTTTAAGCGCTTGGAGAGAAACATCTTGCGAAAAGTTACCCATCTCCATCTCAGCACCGTCCCGTCCTCCTGTGGTTCCCTCAGTAACTTCCTTAACTTGCTCCGCCAGAGCTCTCTTTGGCCCCATCCTTGAATTAAGGCAGGAGTGgaaggagaaaaaaaaaaatccaaatatgtAGTCacagagcaaaaaaaaaaaactactgcCCCTAGTGGCATCCCACTTCTGACACCAGTTGTGAAGGATCTGCCATGCCTTAGCAAATCACATCCAAAATATTGATTCCATTGCCACAAAAACAGGGAGCAAAGTAGTCTTCAAGTGtgacagtttttattaaatccTGCTCATGCAAGATAAAAGGTGATCAAGCCTCATCGGAGAGGAAAAAGATGCAAAAATTGTATTCCATTCATAGTAGATAATAGGAAAGATCTGGTTCACAAAAAGGACTCGTTATGCTTTCGCCTCCATTAACAGAGGACAAAAATACAGCACCACCTTTCTCAGGGTACAACAAGTAACAAGTAACTCCCGAAAGACCAAACATACACTGAATTTATAAGAGGTGGCCAGcaccatgaaaacaaaaaggggagacaaaacaatacacaattTCACAACagtaacaacacaaacactgaaattaacaatacatttgacTAAATTTAGAGCCATGGATAAACTTTAGTCAATGCAAAAGTAATTATATTAAACTTAATATACATTGAACAAGATATCACATTTTCCAATGTCCCCTCTAATACTTAACAGTTAGTACAGTCTCATTTCCTTAGAATTCCCATAAAACAGATCAACTTCCTGTTTGAATCTCTTTGTTACTAGGCTGGTCCATTCCAACAACACACCAGGTATTAAACATGTCAAGTCATCTTaactataaaatgaaaacaatttgagctatgtttttataaatcacattcTAGCAACAGAGAAATTTTAActggttttaatgtttttatcttaaGCCACATAACTAAGCCCGTGCACTGACTCAgtacaatgacaaaataaaagatcttaaacCAAACCAAAATAGTAATGTCCTTTTGTTTATGAATCAATGCAAAGATAATGGTATCAGAATTGTGTGGCCCAAATCCCGGCCATCACATCCATACatgctaatttatttatttatacatgccTTTTCTAATGCTTCCAGGTGGATGTGCTCCGTGCTCTTGGTGCCGAGATAGTTCGAACCCCTACCTCAGCCCGCTTTGATTCTCCCGAGTCTCACGTCGGTGTGGCTTGGCGTTTGAAGAACGAGATTGCAAACTCTCACATTCTGGACCAGTACCGCAATCCCAGCAACCCCCTGGCTCACTATGACACCACTGCAGAGGAGATTTTGGAGCAGTGTGATGGTAACAACAATATCTTGGTCCGTTGCTTTCTCCTGAAAGCTCCAATCACATGTTGATGAAGTGTTTTATGTTTGCCTTCTGTAGGTAAAATAGACATGCTGGTGGCTGGAGCTGGCACCGGTGGCACAATCACTGGCATCGCCCGTAAGCTGAAGGAGAAATGCCCTAATATCAAGGTGATTCGCTTTCATGAATTCTACAGATACATGTAATGTCTTAAGGATTAAAAAAAGTCCCACTGAAGTCTATGTGAAGAATCCTAAAATGTATCCGAAATGGAGAGTTTCCTGTTTGccagtttattcatttaatattttggccTTTTTATGATATTGCAAGGTACCCGGCGATCCATAGACTACTATGTAGCAAGTTGTTTCGCTGCACTTTCACCTGCACTTGAATGAACTAAACTGCATTTCAGAGACAATAGAAGGAATTTTCTCTAAGCTGACTAGATTTTTCTGTCCCGCACACTTTAGCTTAGATACTTCTTATCATTACTCATTAAAAATCCACTTGCTTTTGTAGTCATGGATTCTGTaacaattgtttgtgtttttgtcccTCAGATTGTTGCTGTGGATCCTGAAGGCTCCATCCTCGCCGAACCAGAAGAACTTAATAAGACCGATAAAACTCAGTATGAAGTGGAGGGCATTGGATATGACTTCATTCCCACGGTTCTGGACAGATCTGTAAGTCTGTATAGACACAACTGTCCTTGATGCAGTGTGTTtcaattttttacaaaaatgtcaaacGGAAACTATTTAAGCTTCATTATATTCAATATGACTTTGCTCGTTCTCAGGTGGTTGAT is a window encoding:
- the LOC130427250 gene encoding uncharacterized protein LOC130427250, coding for MGPKRALAEQVKEVTEGTTGGRDGAEMEMGNFSQDVSLQALKDLFQTHITMQQARDSRMEQEAARQEGRWKALHHQFSQLQQEVHVRTIPPVPNPGLGASTHDDPAFPPIRQTSQDFLQSSSSGQPAASPIPHQNVYSGLGHSAVQKEPSLQQLSEVDDIEHYLTTFERIAVACRWPTTDWAVRLVPLLTGKARSAYVHMDIVESLDYQKVKTAILNKYDINSESYRLQFRSSEVRKDESPKELYVRLKELYHKWVQPQNRTKDDLGEVIVLEQFLRMLAPDLQIWIRERDPKTASEAAVLTDVFLSARRKNQVWTYNQWRGFKEPKSQAKMSQVGTKTASEGKSVGERGGPVNQSPNQKFNSRKGVVCHQCGQEGHIKPRCPNNPSSNAYLCCVPRPVHPEKRDVPLHFAAVVLNGQEVRALVDTGSMQSLVRTDLVSGNLRNSGSKLPIRCIHGDEKCYSTADVHVEVQGQVYLLNVGLVNDLPYSMLLGQDLPVLFDLMPGRHECYMAETRSMARKREEDIQYVSALPFFDSDLDDKPGKSRKPKRQRRQEKFNFVANSIEEEPQPEQFKSHFVLLQDIGQLQQDDLEIGPFYKEAQGYNSRESQEGQESKLLLQDGVLYKRQGAEAKMVVPQKARDLVLQLGHSVPWAGHLGRQKTIARISRHFYWPNLRKDVGNFCRSCPECQYTTSRRPSKVPLEPLPVIGIPFEQLGMDVVGPL